The following proteins come from a genomic window of Streptomyces liliiviolaceus:
- the glxA gene encoding radical copper oxidase GlxA, protein MKDGSSRRRARRIAIGAAVVLALAGMNGPALYRFGSEQYHEYKINRPEYKAENGKWDIVEFPEKYRLNTIHAALLHTGKILLIAGSGNNQDNFDAKKFDTRIWDPVKKTIKKVPTPADLFCTGHTQLPNGNLLIAGGTKRYEKLKGDITKAGGLMVVHNENPDEPITLPAGTRFSGKENGKTFVSKDPVVVERAKKVFDPATGKFLRNEPGLGRIYVEAQKSGSKYETGTQDNYRVQGLSGADARNTYGIAQKLALDKKDFQGIKDAYEFDPVAEKYIKVDPMNEARWYPTLTTLSDGKILSLSGLDEIGQLVPGKNEVYDPKTKKWTYTDGVRQFPTYPAISLMQNGKLFYSGANAGYGPDDVGRDPGVWDLETNKFKKLKGMSDPKLLETAGTVLLPPAQDEKYMVIGGGGVGESKLSSKKTRIVDLLSDDPKFVDGPELEKGTRYPQYSILPDDDVLVSGGSEDYRGRGDTNILQARMYDSKTNEFKRVADPLVGRNYHSGSILLPDGRVMFFGSDSLYADKANTKPGKFEQRVEIYTPPYLYQGSRPTLSGGPKTVERGGTAAFTSKHSSSIKSARLIRPSASTHVTDVDQRSIALDFEKTKDGIEVTVPKSRNLVESGWYMLFVTDDQGTPSKAQWVKIP, encoded by the coding sequence GTGAAAGACGGTTCCAGCCGCCGCCGTGCCCGCCGCATCGCGATAGGTGCGGCGGTGGTGCTTGCGCTGGCCGGGATGAACGGACCCGCGCTCTACCGCTTCGGGTCGGAGCAGTACCACGAGTACAAGATCAACCGACCTGAGTACAAGGCCGAGAACGGCAAGTGGGACATAGTCGAGTTCCCCGAGAAGTACCGGCTGAACACCATTCACGCCGCGCTGCTGCACACCGGCAAGATCCTGCTGATCGCCGGTTCGGGGAACAACCAGGACAACTTCGACGCGAAGAAGTTCGACACCCGTATCTGGGACCCGGTCAAGAAGACGATCAAGAAGGTTCCGACGCCGGCCGACCTGTTCTGCACGGGCCACACCCAGCTGCCCAACGGCAATCTGCTGATCGCCGGCGGCACCAAGCGCTACGAGAAGCTCAAGGGCGACATCACCAAGGCGGGCGGCCTGATGGTCGTCCACAACGAGAACCCGGACGAGCCGATCACCCTGCCCGCGGGCACCCGCTTCTCGGGCAAGGAGAACGGCAAGACGTTCGTGTCGAAGGACCCGGTCGTCGTCGAGCGCGCCAAGAAGGTCTTCGACCCGGCCACCGGCAAGTTCCTGCGCAACGAACCGGGCCTCGGCCGGATCTACGTCGAGGCGCAGAAGAGCGGCTCCAAGTACGAGACGGGCACGCAGGACAACTACCGCGTGCAGGGCCTCTCGGGCGCGGACGCCCGCAACACGTACGGCATCGCGCAGAAGCTCGCCCTGGACAAGAAGGACTTCCAGGGGATCAAGGACGCCTACGAGTTCGACCCGGTCGCCGAGAAGTACATCAAGGTCGACCCGATGAACGAGGCGCGCTGGTACCCGACGCTCACCACGCTCTCGGACGGCAAGATTCTCAGCCTCTCCGGCCTGGACGAGATCGGCCAGCTGGTCCCGGGCAAGAACGAGGTGTACGACCCGAAGACCAAGAAGTGGACGTACACCGACGGCGTCCGCCAGTTCCCGACCTACCCGGCGATCTCGCTCATGCAGAACGGCAAGCTGTTCTACTCGGGCGCGAACGCCGGCTACGGGCCCGACGACGTCGGCCGTGACCCGGGCGTCTGGGACCTGGAGACGAACAAGTTCAAGAAGCTCAAGGGCATGTCCGACCCGAAGCTCCTGGAGACCGCGGGCACGGTGCTGCTGCCGCCCGCGCAGGACGAGAAGTACATGGTGATCGGCGGTGGCGGGGTCGGCGAGTCCAAGCTGTCCAGCAAGAAGACCCGCATCGTCGATCTGCTGTCCGACGACCCGAAGTTCGTCGACGGTCCCGAGCTGGAGAAGGGCACGCGCTATCCGCAGTACTCGATCCTCCCGGACGACGACGTGCTGGTCTCGGGCGGTTCGGAGGACTACCGCGGGCGCGGTGACACCAACATCCTCCAGGCGCGGATGTACGACTCGAAGACCAACGAGTTCAAGCGGGTCGCCGACCCGCTGGTGGGCCGCAACTACCACTCGGGTTCGATCCTGCTGCCCGACGGCCGCGTGATGTTCTTCGGCTCGGACTCGCTCTACGCCGACAAGGCCAACACCAAGCCGGGCAAGTTCGAGCAGCGCGTGGAGATCTACACGCCGCCGTACCTCTACCAGGGGTCGCGGCCGACGCTCTCCGGCGGTCCGAAGACCGTCGAGCGCGGCGGGACGGCCGCGTTCACCTCGAAGCACTCCTCGTCGATCAAGTCGGCCCGGCTGATCCGGCCGAGCGCCTCGACGCACGTCACCGACGTCGACCAGCGGTCGATCGCGCTGGACTTCGAGAAGACGAAGGACGGCATCGAGGTCACCGTCCCCAAGAGCCGCAATCTGGTCGAGTCCGGCTGGTACATGCTGTTCGTGACGGACGACCAGGGCACCCCGAGCAAGGCGCAGTGGGTGAAGATCCCCTGA
- a CDS encoding glycosyltransferase family 2 protein yields MTSTPTGARQNSDPSETTQLRVPSQTRTGTFRRIKKNLPRYDYEHYSRLAGPLTQPDPTKPYKVQYRTLLSQEPHRLRAALMLGAAPLLSLVLLAWLLQPTHWTERDYPAYDFLPALDMVMLVSIGLIELFRCMNVLSNAHATLVARDPIPVVPETGTRVAFLTSFVPGKEPLEMVTKTLEAAVRIRHRGLMHVWLLDEGDDPEVKAVCERLGVHHFSRKGVAKWNQKKGPHRAKTKHGNYNAWLDAHGDQYDFFASVDTDHVPLPNYLERMLGFFRDPDIGFVIGPQVYGNYDNPITKAAESQQFLFHALIQRAGNAYGSPMFVGTSNAVRIKALKQIGGLYDSITEDMATGFEIHRHKNPATGRKWRSVYTPDVLAVGEGPNAWTDFFTQQMRWSRGTYETILKQYWKGAYSLPPSKFFNYTMMIIFYPMSALNWILAALSCALFLGLGASGVNIDPAIWLMLYGNASALQIGLYVWNRRHNVSPHEPEGSGGVAGMIMSALSAPLYAKALIDSMLRRKSKFVVTPKGDSASPDTWFGTFRYHWYFIAIFSGSITAGFVYGHAHPAMIIWATFALLITASPMFAWRWMMRQDRKGRKHRHGSPQEPPAAPAPVYDSRIPLQPQQSQAPQHTAQHGQQAPQHAPQHKPSWASGGGTDQTVQISLGGRHRSSGE; encoded by the coding sequence ATGACGTCGACGCCGACGGGCGCCCGGCAGAACTCCGACCCGTCCGAGACCACCCAGCTGAGGGTGCCGTCACAGACGCGGACCGGCACTTTCCGCAGAATCAAGAAGAACCTGCCGAGATACGACTACGAGCACTACAGCAGGCTCGCGGGTCCTCTCACGCAGCCGGACCCGACCAAGCCGTACAAGGTGCAGTACCGCACGCTGCTCTCGCAGGAGCCGCACCGGCTGCGCGCCGCCCTGATGCTGGGCGCGGCCCCGCTGCTGTCGCTCGTGCTGCTGGCCTGGCTGCTGCAGCCCACGCACTGGACCGAACGGGACTATCCCGCCTACGACTTCCTGCCCGCGCTCGACATGGTGATGCTCGTCTCGATCGGTCTGATCGAGCTGTTCCGCTGCATGAACGTGCTGTCGAACGCGCACGCCACGCTGGTCGCCCGCGACCCGATCCCGGTGGTGCCCGAGACCGGCACCAGAGTGGCCTTCCTCACCTCCTTCGTGCCCGGCAAGGAGCCGTTGGAGATGGTGACGAAGACCCTGGAAGCCGCGGTGCGGATCCGGCACCGCGGCCTCATGCATGTATGGCTCCTCGACGAGGGCGACGACCCCGAGGTGAAGGCGGTCTGCGAGCGCCTCGGCGTGCACCACTTCTCCCGCAAGGGCGTCGCGAAGTGGAACCAGAAGAAGGGCCCGCACCGCGCCAAGACCAAGCACGGCAACTACAACGCCTGGCTGGACGCGCACGGCGACCAGTACGACTTCTTCGCCAGCGTCGACACCGACCATGTCCCGCTGCCGAACTACCTGGAGCGGATGCTGGGCTTCTTCCGCGACCCGGACATCGGCTTCGTGATCGGCCCGCAGGTCTACGGCAACTACGACAACCCGATCACCAAGGCCGCCGAGTCGCAGCAGTTCCTGTTCCACGCGCTGATCCAGCGCGCGGGCAACGCGTACGGCTCGCCGATGTTCGTGGGCACGTCGAACGCCGTGCGCATCAAGGCGCTGAAGCAGATCGGCGGCCTGTACGACTCGATCACCGAGGACATGGCGACCGGTTTCGAGATCCACCGCCACAAGAACCCGGCGACGGGCAGGAAGTGGCGCTCGGTCTACACCCCGGACGTCCTCGCGGTCGGTGAGGGCCCGAACGCCTGGACGGACTTCTTCACCCAGCAGATGCGCTGGTCACGGGGTACGTACGAGACGATCCTCAAGCAGTACTGGAAGGGCGCCTACTCGCTGCCGCCGAGCAAGTTCTTCAACTACACGATGATGATCATCTTCTACCCGATGTCGGCGCTCAACTGGATCCTGGCCGCGCTGAGCTGTGCGCTGTTCCTGGGTCTGGGCGCCTCGGGTGTGAACATCGACCCGGCGATCTGGCTGATGCTCTACGGCAACGCCTCGGCGCTGCAGATCGGCCTCTACGTCTGGAACCGCCGCCACAACGTGTCGCCGCACGAGCCCGAGGGCTCCGGCGGTGTGGCGGGCATGATCATGTCCGCGCTGTCGGCGCCGCTGTACGCGAAGGCCCTCATCGACTCGATGCTGCGCCGCAAGAGCAAGTTCGTGGTGACCCCGAAGGGCGACTCCGCGAGCCCGGACACCTGGTTCGGGACGTTCCGGTACCACTGGTACTTCATCGCGATCTTCAGCGGTTCGATCACCGCGGGCTTCGTCTACGGTCACGCCCACCCGGCGATGATCATCTGGGCGACGTTCGCACTGCTCATCACGGCCTCGCCGATGTTCGCCTGGCGCTGGATGATGCGGCAGGACAGGAAGGGCAGGAAGCACCGGCACGGCTCCCCCCAGGAGCCCCCGGCCGCCCCGGCACCCGTGTACGACAGCCGGATCCCCCTCCAGCCGCAGCAGTCCCAGGCACCTCAGCACACGGCCCAGCACGGGCAGCAGGCGCCGCAGCACGCGCCCCAGCACAAGCCGAGCTGGGCGTCGGGCGGGGGCACCGACCAGACCGTGCAGATCTCCCTCGGGGGCCGGCACCGTTCGTCCGGGGAATGA
- a CDS encoding FadR/GntR family transcriptional regulator — protein MARDLQEQIKKLIIDRRLPSGAVLPTEPDLMELLGASRNSVREALKALQAMGIVEIRHGFGTYVGPMSMAPMIEGLAFRTVAGHYRGEDSLLQLLQLREAVETGLVSRLAGHVPPDDLAALDALVERMEAEATAGAGLAETDRAFHATLYRGLGNLLLSELLEAFWDAFHRVRTDLVELPQDPKVTCRQHREILDAVRSGDPGRAEDAIREHFGNIRTRLTATVPNETSRLPNERV, from the coding sequence ATGGCGCGCGACCTCCAGGAGCAGATCAAGAAGCTCATCATCGACCGTCGGCTGCCCTCGGGCGCCGTACTGCCGACCGAGCCCGACCTCATGGAGCTGCTCGGCGCCAGCCGGAACTCCGTGCGCGAGGCCCTCAAGGCTCTCCAGGCGATGGGCATCGTAGAGATCCGGCACGGCTTCGGCACCTACGTCGGACCGATGTCCATGGCCCCGATGATCGAGGGCCTGGCCTTCCGCACGGTCGCCGGGCACTACCGCGGCGAGGACAGCCTCCTGCAGCTCCTGCAACTGCGCGAGGCAGTGGAGACCGGCCTGGTCTCACGCCTGGCGGGCCACGTCCCGCCGGACGATCTGGCCGCTCTGGACGCACTGGTCGAGCGCATGGAGGCCGAGGCCACCGCGGGAGCGGGTCTCGCCGAGACCGACCGCGCGTTTCACGCCACCCTCTACCGGGGTCTGGGCAACCTGCTGCTGAGTGAACTCCTGGAGGCGTTCTGGGACGCCTTCCACCGCGTACGCACGGATCTCGTGGAACTTCCGCAGGATCCGAAGGTCACCTGCCGGCAACACCGGGAGATTCTCGACGCGGTGCGCTCCGGTGATCCGGGGCGGGCCGAGGACGCAATAAGAGAACACTTCGGCAACATCCGTACGCGGTTGACAGCAACGGTACCGAACGAGACCAGCAGGCTCCCCAATGAGCGCGTATGA
- a CDS encoding peptidoglycan-binding protein, producing the protein MSAPAFEEFDPESDCDCPGCTHWRRVLPHSRTGGHGGHPAALSPVALALVAATGTVLGAAGATPAVAAAHAPQRPGAPAADDPGTPQGGTTPLHGPGGVPARIKAPGTTRAEIINRAREWVAAQVPYNMGAYWSDGYRQDCSGFVSMAWNLGGNEWTGSLDKYGVRVARSDLQPGDILLFHNPSDPEKGSHVVIFGGWTDYTQSQYIAYELTRPHARRQATPYAYWSNSDRYLAYRYKGLKPEPGKGGTGTGTGTGTSVTSPAGAGYPGAAAFGPGANNAYVTRLGRMLVARGAGSFYSSGPGPRWTDADRRATRAFQQAQGWTGADADGLPGPTTWSYLVNGKGRDVRAASAGSPGTSAKPPAGDVASHGVPGYPGRAMFRPGADNDHVTRLGRQLVKKGFGKHYTRGPGSRWGEGDRRNVEAFQRAQGWRGGAADGYPGPETWRRLFAETS; encoded by the coding sequence ATGTCCGCTCCGGCATTCGAGGAATTCGATCCCGAGAGCGACTGCGACTGCCCCGGATGCACCCACTGGCGGCGCGTACTGCCGCATTCCAGGACCGGCGGACACGGCGGCCACCCGGCCGCGCTCTCCCCCGTGGCGCTGGCCCTCGTCGCGGCCACCGGCACGGTGCTCGGCGCGGCGGGCGCCACCCCCGCCGTCGCCGCCGCACACGCCCCACAGCGGCCCGGCGCCCCCGCGGCCGACGACCCCGGCACGCCCCAGGGCGGCACGACCCCGCTGCACGGCCCCGGCGGGGTGCCGGCCAGGATCAAGGCGCCCGGGACGACCCGGGCCGAGATCATCAACCGGGCCAGGGAGTGGGTCGCCGCGCAGGTGCCCTACAACATGGGCGCGTACTGGTCCGACGGCTACCGCCAGGACTGTTCCGGCTTCGTCTCGATGGCCTGGAACCTCGGCGGGAACGAATGGACGGGCAGCCTCGACAAGTACGGCGTCCGCGTCGCCCGCAGCGATCTCCAGCCGGGGGACATCCTGCTCTTCCACAATCCGTCCGACCCCGAGAAAGGGTCCCACGTCGTGATTTTCGGCGGCTGGACGGATTACACGCAGAGCCAATACATCGCGTACGAGCTGACGCGTCCGCACGCCCGCAGGCAGGCCACTCCTTACGCCTACTGGAGCAATTCGGACCGCTATCTCGCGTACCGCTACAAGGGGCTCAAGCCGGAGCCGGGCAAGGGCGGCACCGGCACCGGTACGGGTACCGGCACGTCCGTCACCTCTCCGGCCGGGGCCGGCTATCCCGGCGCCGCCGCCTTCGGGCCCGGCGCGAACAACGCGTACGTCACCCGGCTGGGGCGGATGCTCGTCGCGCGGGGCGCGGGGAGTTTCTACAGCTCGGGGCCCGGGCCGCGCTGGACGGACGCGGACCGGCGGGCGACCCGGGCGTTCCAGCAGGCACAGGGCTGGACCGGGGCCGACGCCGACGGGCTGCCGGGGCCGACGACCTGGTCGTACCTGGTGAACGGGAAGGGCCGGGACGTCCGGGCCGCGAGCGCGGGCAGCCCCGGCACTTCCGCGAAACCCCCGGCCGGCGATGTCGCCTCGCACGGCGTCCCCGGCTATCCCGGGCGGGCGATGTTCCGGCCCGGTGCCGACAACGACCACGTCACCCGGCTGGGGAGGCAACTGGTGAAGAAGGGGTTCGGCAAGCACTACACGCGGGGCCCGGGATCGCGCTGGGGCGAGGGCGACCGGCGCAACGTCGAGGCGTTCCAGCGCGCGCAGGGGTGGCGCGGCGGGGCGGCGGACGGCTACCCGGGGCCGGAGACCTGGCGACGGCTCTTCGCCGAAACCTCCTAG
- a CDS encoding SPFH domain-containing protein: MSTTTTSHSPESEGPPEAGGRDTGGRDIGGRDTGGRETGGRGARVIHNEATTEIPVHLLFRDEPGPVSVALAPAVVSRRRGTGEQPRIARRTPAPLRPRPTPEVDPDLVERPARVLPGLAGVLAGAVGTTGCVLASWWAGVLPPLAVDALGLPAHTGAGLGGPQWAALAGGGALALFGFGGLARGRTGRAWVLGLFGRYRGTVRRTGLMWVNPLVLRRRIDVRLRHWRSEPMPAVDANGVALRVVVLVVWRVRDTARAALGVEDHQLYLRECVEAALARVLAQLPVDLSPNAPGGADSATLRNTEAVSDALTRLVAAEAAAVGLQVYSAQPLGVEYAPEIAAVMQRRRIAALDAQHRDTVLTSVVDSVEDTVTRLTLRGLVELDDYERKALVKDLTVAFYTGHGDR, translated from the coding sequence ATGAGTACGACGACCACTTCACACTCGCCGGAGTCCGAGGGGCCGCCCGAGGCGGGCGGCCGGGACACCGGCGGACGCGACATCGGCGGACGCGACACCGGCGGTCGGGAGACGGGTGGCCGCGGGGCTCGGGTCATCCACAACGAGGCGACCACCGAGATCCCGGTCCACCTGCTCTTCCGTGACGAGCCCGGACCGGTGTCCGTGGCACTGGCGCCCGCGGTGGTGAGCCGTCGGCGCGGTACGGGCGAGCAGCCGCGGATCGCCCGGCGCACCCCCGCCCCGCTGCGGCCGAGGCCCACGCCCGAGGTCGACCCGGACCTGGTCGAGCGGCCCGCACGGGTGCTGCCGGGCCTGGCCGGGGTGCTGGCGGGCGCCGTGGGGACGACCGGGTGCGTCCTGGCGTCCTGGTGGGCGGGCGTCCTGCCGCCGCTCGCCGTGGACGCGCTGGGACTGCCGGCGCACACCGGTGCCGGGCTCGGCGGACCGCAGTGGGCGGCGCTCGCGGGAGGCGGGGCGCTCGCGCTGTTCGGGTTCGGCGGGCTGGCCCGCGGCCGGACCGGACGCGCCTGGGTGCTCGGCCTCTTCGGCCGCTACCGGGGCACGGTCCGGCGCACCGGACTCATGTGGGTCAACCCGCTGGTGCTGCGCCGCCGGATCGACGTACGGCTGCGACACTGGCGCAGCGAGCCGATGCCCGCGGTCGACGCGAACGGGGTCGCGCTGCGGGTCGTGGTGCTCGTCGTCTGGCGGGTGCGGGACACCGCCCGCGCCGCGCTCGGCGTCGAGGACCACCAGCTGTATCTGCGCGAGTGCGTGGAGGCGGCGCTCGCCCGGGTGCTCGCGCAACTGCCGGTCGATCTCTCCCCGAACGCGCCGGGCGGCGCGGACTCCGCGACCCTGCGCAACACGGAGGCCGTCAGCGACGCGCTGACCCGGCTGGTGGCGGCGGAGGCGGCGGCGGTCGGGCTCCAGGTGTACTCGGCGCAGCCGCTCGGGGTGGAGTACGCGCCCGAGATCGCCGCCGTGATGCAGCGCCGCCGGATCGCGGCCCTGGACGCCCAGCACCGCGACACGGTCCTCACCTCGGTCGTCGACTCCGTCGAGGACACGGTGACCCGGCTGACCCTGCGCGGACTCGTCGAGCTGGACGACTACGAGCGCAAGGCCCTGGTGAAGGACCTGACGGTGGCGTTCTATACGGGGCATGGAGATCGATGA
- a CDS encoding nucleoside/nucleotide kinase family protein gives MEIDDPRTLEGLAADAWSLTEGTPRAVLGLAGPPGAGKSTLARALVAHLGEGAAYLPLDGFHLSNAQLERLGLTARKGSEPSFDVWGYVDLLRRVLDETVRDIYVPDYDRTLHEPVAARHLVPVAARLVVTEGNYLACDLPGWRDAQVLMGECWYVETPGGVRHKRLVERQLAGGRDEAQARDWVATNDDPNGRLVEKSRDRCRRVLSTIGMDPSGF, from the coding sequence ATGGAGATCGATGACCCCCGCACCCTCGAAGGCCTCGCCGCGGACGCCTGGAGCCTGACCGAGGGCACCCCGCGTGCCGTGCTGGGCCTGGCCGGGCCGCCCGGTGCCGGCAAGTCCACGCTCGCCCGCGCCCTGGTCGCGCACCTCGGTGAGGGCGCCGCCTATCTGCCGCTCGACGGCTTCCACCTCTCCAACGCCCAGCTGGAACGCCTCGGCCTGACCGCCCGCAAGGGCTCCGAGCCGAGCTTCGACGTGTGGGGTTACGTCGATCTGCTGCGCCGGGTCCTCGACGAGACCGTCCGCGACATCTACGTACCGGACTACGACCGCACGCTCCACGAGCCCGTCGCCGCACGGCATCTGGTGCCCGTGGCCGCCCGGCTCGTCGTCACCGAGGGCAACTATCTCGCCTGCGATCTGCCGGGATGGCGGGACGCACAGGTGCTCATGGGGGAGTGCTGGTACGTGGAGACGCCGGGGGGCGTGCGGCACAAGAGGCTGGTGGAGCGGCAGTTGGCGGGTGGGAGGGACGAGGCGCAGGCGCGGGACTGGGTGGCCACCAACGACGATCCGAACGGACGGCTGGTGGAGAAGTCGCGGGACCGGTGCCGGCGGGTCCTCTCCACGATTGGTATGGACCCATCCGGCTTTTGA
- a CDS encoding lytic polysaccharide monooxygenase auxiliary activity family 9 protein, giving the protein MRETPQPTLRPTPPPRKRLKWYAAAVGLATTGAIVLSSGGATGHGYTDLPVSRQKLCQNGGVANCGDIQWEPQSVEGPKGFPAAGPADGQICSGNHGNFGALDKATTPSGGAWPTTKVSGGQSYTFRWQFTARHSTTDFKYYITKSGWNQNAPLTRSALDTTPFLTVPYSGQPPATLSHSGTLPSGRSGHHVILAVWTIADTSNAFYACSDVTF; this is encoded by the coding sequence ATGCGAGAAACTCCCCAGCCCACCCTCCGGCCAACTCCCCCGCCCCGAAAGCGGCTGAAGTGGTACGCCGCCGCCGTCGGACTCGCCACCACCGGAGCGATCGTCCTCTCCAGCGGCGGCGCGACCGGCCACGGCTACACCGACCTCCCCGTCAGCCGGCAGAAGCTCTGCCAGAACGGCGGCGTGGCCAACTGCGGTGACATCCAGTGGGAACCCCAGAGCGTCGAGGGCCCCAAGGGCTTCCCGGCGGCCGGGCCCGCGGACGGTCAGATCTGTTCCGGGAACCACGGCAACTTCGGCGCGCTCGACAAGGCGACGACGCCCTCGGGCGGTGCCTGGCCGACGACGAAGGTCAGCGGCGGGCAGAGCTACACCTTCCGCTGGCAGTTCACGGCACGGCACTCGACGACCGACTTCAAGTACTACATCACCAAGAGCGGCTGGAACCAGAACGCTCCGCTGACGCGGTCCGCGCTGGACACCACCCCGTTCCTGACCGTCCCCTACAGCGGTCAGCCCCCGGCGACGCTCTCGCACAGCGGCACCCTGCCGTCGGGCCGGAGCGGACACCACGTGATCCTCGCGGTGTGGACGATCGCCGACACGAGCAACGCGTTCTACGCCTGCTCGGACGTCACCTTCTGA
- a CDS encoding AMP-binding protein yields MGVRSVGTGARTVAELVQERWDDHRPGLWSGERTLTHHEVASGAAARAALFAELLSPRAEPHIGVLLDNTPEFPLWLSAAALAGAAVAGINPTRRGPELARDILHTECRVLVTERTHLPLLDGLELPGVRVLVTDTQAYEDLLAPYADARPEPGPATPRSRFLLYFTSGSTGAPKAAICSQGRLAAAGHSLVGHFGVRADDVHYICMPMFHGNAVIADWAPALAAGAGVALRRRFSASAFLPDVRAYGATYFTYVGRAVQYILQTPARADDRDNPLRTGFGTEAGAVDAAAFEERFGVRLVEGYGSSEGGAAIQWSPGTPKGATGRAAPGDDLAVLDPRTRAECPAAVFGPDGLLLNGHEAIGELVNRGPNPFEGYWRNPAADAARGRDGWYWTGDLFYRDAGGFLYFAGRTDDRLRVDSENLAAAVIENILARYEGADAVAVYAVPDPVAGDQVMATVAGTFDPLAFEAFLDAQPDLGTKMAPRFVRVLDRMPVTATNKIHRAALRREGFRCADPVWWRPTGEAGCTGYRLLESADVEALVERYRARGREELLSR; encoded by the coding sequence ATGGGAGTCAGGAGCGTGGGCACGGGCGCGCGTACCGTCGCCGAACTCGTACAGGAACGGTGGGACGACCACCGGCCGGGGCTGTGGTCCGGGGAACGGACCCTGACCCACCACGAAGTGGCCTCGGGCGCCGCCGCGCGGGCCGCGCTGTTCGCCGAGCTGCTGTCGCCCCGCGCGGAACCGCACATCGGCGTGCTGCTCGACAACACCCCCGAGTTCCCGCTCTGGCTGAGCGCCGCGGCCCTCGCGGGCGCGGCCGTCGCGGGGATCAACCCCACCCGCCGCGGCCCCGAACTCGCCCGCGACATCCTGCACACCGAATGCCGCGTCCTGGTCACCGAGCGGACCCACCTCCCGCTCCTGGACGGTCTCGAACTCCCGGGCGTACGCGTCCTGGTGACCGACACGCAGGCCTACGAGGACCTGCTCGCGCCCTACGCCGACGCGCGCCCCGAGCCGGGACCGGCGACCCCGCGCAGCCGCTTCCTCCTCTACTTCACCTCCGGCTCGACCGGCGCCCCCAAGGCGGCGATCTGCTCGCAGGGGCGGCTCGCGGCGGCCGGGCACTCGCTCGTCGGTCACTTCGGGGTGCGTGCGGACGACGTGCACTACATCTGCATGCCGATGTTCCACGGCAACGCCGTGATCGCCGACTGGGCACCCGCCCTCGCGGCCGGCGCGGGCGTGGCGCTGCGGCGCCGCTTCTCCGCCTCGGCCTTCCTGCCGGACGTACGGGCCTACGGGGCCACGTACTTCACGTACGTGGGACGCGCCGTCCAGTACATCCTGCAGACCCCGGCCCGCGCCGACGACCGCGACAACCCGCTGCGCACGGGCTTCGGGACGGAGGCGGGGGCGGTGGACGCGGCGGCCTTCGAGGAGCGGTTCGGGGTGCGCCTGGTGGAGGGCTACGGATCGTCCGAGGGCGGGGCGGCGATCCAGTGGTCGCCCGGGACGCCGAAGGGCGCGACCGGACGGGCGGCACCCGGCGACGACCTCGCGGTACTGGATCCGCGAACCCGCGCCGAGTGCCCCGCGGCGGTCTTCGGCCCCGACGGTCTGCTGCTCAACGGCCACGAGGCCATAGGCGAGCTGGTGAACCGCGGCCCCAACCCCTTCGAGGGCTACTGGCGCAACCCGGCGGCGGACGCGGCCCGCGGCCGGGACGGCTGGTACTGGACCGGCGACCTCTTCTACCGGGACGCCGGGGGATTCCTGTACTTCGCGGGCCGCACCGACGACAGGCTCCGCGTCGACAGCGAGAACCTGGCCGCCGCGGTGATCGAGAACATCCTCGCCCGCTACGAGGGCGCGGACGCCGTGGCCGTGTACGCCGTCCCCGACCCGGTCGCCGGCGACCAGGTCATGGCCACCGTGGCCGGCACGTTCGACCCGCTCGCCTTCGAGGCCTTCCTGGACGCCCAGCCGGACCTGGGCACCAAGATGGCCCCCCGTTTCGTACGGGTCCTCGACCGGATGCCGGTCACCGCCACCAACAAGATCCACCGGGCCGCACTGCGCCGCGAGGGCTTCCGGTGCGCGGACCCGGTGTGGTGGCGGCCGACGGGGGAGGCGGGGTGCACCGGATACCGGCTGCTGGAGAGCGCGGACGTCGAGGCGCTGGTGGAGCGGTACCGGGCGCGGGGGCGCGAGGAGCTGCTGTCGCGGTGA